One Stenotrophomonas sp. SAU14A_NAIMI4_5 DNA segment encodes these proteins:
- a CDS encoding tetratricopeptide repeat protein translates to MQDQILQALRQNDTAQAVQLAQAWVHDEPGQAQAHRWLALALQQQGQPEAAQEPLQQALLLAPDDAQLHLQQAGLLLALHQFEGADEALLRTTDLNPNAFEAYLMQAHLAIGRNDIDTAARQATLAAKLQPEHPEVLALQGMVALYRDDADRALQLLSEAARQMPDDPRVLYALGSAYQAKDMLAFAEQAFRRVLDINPKMTSLHGLVVQLALRQGNVEAAHQQLQQALQVPGLDTPALQRLGAEIALQADQPMQALEQLRPMLKANPGDRRVVELLLACWQRLGREEEARADLDEVLAEQPQLPHLWLARLAPEGFGSPGAIAVADRWIEAMPEFVPALEARLRLHEAAGEADAVEALAARIVALEPGRISGETRLVGALLARDPAAAVAHVQGLVDAVPESRRRELRTWLGEVQDQAGQPREALRTWLELHAEQNAERLPLPPQAKAPPSWPDLGEVDAESAASAPIFLWGAPGSGVERVAVTFAGASPVMRSDRFAQTPPDDAFQNYFTLQKLASGDLSPEGLVSGWRDTLRQRGVQNDTVIDWLLWWDNALLWSLRPHLPQGRLLVVLRDPRDMLLDWIAYGAPAPFAVNNVAEVAEWLARSMAQVATLHEQDLYPHMLMRMDDVGDDPRVVAGMLQELFNTSIPPAERIGPPRFPAGHWRRYTDVMSAAFDLLTPVAVRLGYPEA, encoded by the coding sequence ATGCAAGACCAGATTCTCCAGGCCCTGCGCCAGAACGACACCGCACAGGCCGTGCAGCTGGCACAGGCGTGGGTGCACGATGAACCCGGCCAGGCCCAGGCCCACCGCTGGCTGGCGCTTGCGCTGCAGCAGCAGGGCCAGCCCGAGGCCGCGCAGGAACCCCTGCAGCAGGCGCTGCTGCTGGCCCCGGACGATGCACAGCTGCACCTGCAGCAGGCCGGCCTGCTGCTGGCCCTGCACCAGTTCGAGGGCGCCGACGAAGCGCTGCTGCGCACCACCGACCTCAACCCCAACGCCTTCGAGGCGTACCTGATGCAGGCCCATCTGGCTATTGGCCGCAACGACATCGACACCGCCGCACGCCAGGCCACGCTGGCCGCCAAGCTGCAGCCGGAGCATCCGGAAGTGCTGGCGCTGCAGGGCATGGTGGCCCTGTACCGCGATGACGCCGACCGCGCGCTGCAGCTGCTGTCCGAAGCCGCCCGGCAGATGCCCGACGATCCGCGCGTGCTGTACGCCCTGGGTTCGGCCTACCAGGCCAAGGACATGCTGGCCTTTGCCGAGCAGGCCTTCCGCCGCGTGCTCGACATCAACCCGAAGATGACCAGCCTGCACGGCCTGGTGGTGCAGCTTGCGCTGCGCCAGGGCAACGTCGAGGCCGCCCACCAGCAGCTGCAGCAGGCGCTGCAGGTGCCGGGCCTGGATACGCCGGCGCTGCAGCGCCTCGGTGCCGAGATCGCCCTGCAGGCCGACCAGCCGATGCAGGCGCTGGAGCAGCTGCGGCCGATGCTGAAGGCCAACCCGGGCGACCGCCGCGTGGTCGAGCTGCTGCTGGCCTGCTGGCAGCGCCTGGGCCGCGAGGAAGAAGCCCGCGCCGACCTGGACGAGGTGCTGGCCGAGCAGCCGCAGCTGCCGCATCTGTGGCTGGCACGCCTGGCGCCGGAAGGCTTCGGCAGCCCGGGCGCGATTGCCGTGGCTGATCGCTGGATCGAGGCCATGCCCGAATTCGTCCCGGCCCTGGAAGCCCGCCTGCGCCTGCATGAAGCGGCCGGCGAAGCGGACGCCGTGGAGGCCCTGGCGGCCCGCATCGTCGCGCTGGAACCGGGCCGCATCAGTGGCGAAACCCGCCTGGTCGGCGCGCTGCTGGCGCGTGACCCGGCCGCCGCCGTTGCCCACGTGCAGGGCCTGGTCGACGCGGTGCCCGAGTCCCGTCGCCGCGAGCTGCGCACCTGGCTGGGCGAGGTGCAGGACCAGGCTGGCCAGCCGCGCGAAGCGCTGCGCACCTGGCTGGAGCTGCATGCCGAGCAGAACGCCGAGCGCCTGCCGCTGCCGCCGCAGGCCAAGGCACCGCCGAGCTGGCCCGACCTGGGCGAGGTCGATGCCGAAAGCGCTGCCTCCGCACCGATCTTCCTGTGGGGCGCGCCGGGCTCGGGCGTTGAACGCGTGGCGGTCACCTTCGCCGGGGCGAGCCCGGTGATGCGCAGCGACCGTTTCGCGCAGACCCCGCCGGATGACGCGTTCCAGAACTACTTCACCCTGCAGAAGCTCGCTTCCGGTGACCTCAGCCCCGAGGGACTGGTGAGCGGCTGGCGTGACACGCTGCGCCAGCGCGGCGTGCAGAACGACACCGTCATCGACTGGCTGCTGTGGTGGGACAACGCCCTGCTGTGGTCGCTGCGCCCGCACCTGCCGCAGGGCCGCCTCCTGGTGGTGCTGCGCGACCCGCGTGACATGCTGCTGGACTGGATCGCCTACGGCGCGCCGGCACCGTTCGCGGTCAACAACGTGGCCGAAGTGGCCGAGTGGCTGGCGCGTTCGATGGCCCAGGTGGCGACGCTGCACGAGCAGGATCTGTACCCGCACATGCTGATGCGCATGGACGACGTGGGCGATGATCCGCGCGTGGTCGCCGGCATGCTGCAGGAGCTGTTCAACACCTCGATCCCGCCGGCCGAGCGCATCGGCCCGCCGCGTTTCCCGGCCGGCCACTGGCGCCGCTACACCGACGTGATGAGTGCAGCGTTCGATCTGTTGACCCCGGTCGCGGTGCGACTGGGCTATCCCGAAGCGTAA
- a CDS encoding YbhB/YbcL family Raf kinase inhibitor-like protein encodes MQLSSNSITAGAPIDREFAAGDAAGFAPNRNPHLAWSGVPDGTRAFLLVCVDPDVPTVPDTVGRSDMTVPRDQPRCDFVHWVMADIPASVHEIAAGSCSDGFVAKGKPAPAGPAGSRQGVNDFTGWFAGNPDMAGDYLGYDGPYPPFNDERVHRYFFRVFALDVATLDLPQRFTAADAYRAMHGHVLAEATLHGTYTLNPAL; translated from the coding sequence ATGCAGCTGAGCAGCAACAGCATCACCGCCGGCGCGCCGATCGACCGCGAATTCGCGGCCGGTGATGCCGCTGGTTTCGCCCCGAACCGCAACCCGCACCTGGCGTGGAGCGGCGTGCCCGATGGCACCCGCGCGTTCCTGCTGGTGTGCGTGGATCCGGACGTGCCGACCGTGCCCGACACGGTCGGCCGCAGCGACATGACCGTGCCGCGCGACCAGCCGCGTTGCGATTTCGTGCACTGGGTGATGGCCGATATCCCGGCGTCGGTGCACGAGATCGCCGCGGGCAGCTGCAGCGATGGCTTCGTCGCCAAGGGCAAGCCGGCACCGGCCGGCCCGGCGGGCAGCCGCCAGGGCGTGAACGACTTCACCGGCTGGTTTGCCGGCAACCCGGACATGGCCGGTGATTATCTCGGCTACGACGGCCCGTACCCGCCGTTCAACGACGAGCGCGTGCACCGCTACTTCTTCCGCGTGTTCGCGCTGGACGTGGCGACGCTGGACCTGCCGCAGCGCTTCACCGCCGCCGATGCCTACCGCGCCATGCACGGCCACGTGCTGGCCGAAGCCACGCTGCACGGCACGTACACGCTGAACCCCGCGCTGTAA
- a CDS encoding META and DUF4377 domain-containing protein → MNRTLTLLLPLALLAACSQTPAPAGTGGDDVAPAATKAADQQTLAHLDAQRLQSQHWLLKQATAADGTRIDALFARDDKPVTLDFADGRLSVSNTCNRLGGGYTLDNGTLKVGAMVSTMMACTDKALMALDEAVSSRLQGELKAAQGADGALTLTTGKGDVLVFAPEPTAETRYGGPGETVFLEVAAKTQKCSHPLIPDYQCLQVREVKFDDKGLKQGEPGKFENFYGSIEGYTHEDGVRNVVRVKRFAVKNPPADAPSQAYVLDMVVESATER, encoded by the coding sequence ATGAACCGCACGCTCACCCTGCTCCTCCCGCTGGCCCTGCTGGCCGCCTGCAGCCAGACCCCGGCCCCGGCCGGCACCGGTGGCGACGACGTGGCCCCGGCCGCCACCAAGGCAGCCGACCAGCAGACGCTGGCGCACCTGGATGCGCAGCGCCTGCAGAGCCAGCACTGGTTGCTGAAGCAGGCCACCGCGGCCGATGGCACGCGCATCGATGCGCTGTTCGCCCGCGATGACAAGCCGGTCACCCTGGACTTCGCCGATGGCCGCCTGTCGGTGAGCAACACCTGCAACCGCCTCGGCGGTGGCTACACGCTCGACAACGGCACGCTGAAGGTGGGCGCGATGGTGTCGACCATGATGGCCTGCACCGACAAGGCGCTGATGGCGCTGGACGAAGCGGTGTCCAGCCGCCTGCAGGGCGAGCTGAAGGCCGCGCAGGGTGCCGATGGCGCGCTGACCCTGACCACCGGCAAGGGCGACGTGCTGGTATTCGCACCGGAACCGACCGCCGAGACCCGCTACGGCGGCCCGGGCGAAACCGTGTTCCTGGAAGTGGCCGCGAAGACCCAGAAGTGCTCGCACCCGCTGATTCCGGATTACCAGTGCCTGCAGGTGCGTGAGGTGAAGTTCGACGACAAGGGCCTGAAGCAGGGCGAGCCGGGCAAGTTCGAGAACTTCTACGGCAGCATCGAGGGCTACACCCACGAAGACGGCGTGCGCAACGTGGTGCGCGTGAAGCGCTTCGCGGTGAAGAACCCGCCGGCCGATGCGCCGTCGCAGGCGTACGTGCTGGACATGGTGGTCGAGTCGGCGACCGAGCGGTAA
- a CDS encoding undecaprenyl-diphosphate phosphatase has product MSDLLSALLLGILEGLTEFLPISSTGHLLIAQHWLGARSDFFNIIIQAGAILAVVLVFRQRLLQLATGFGQRENREYVFKLGAAFLVTAVVGLVVRKAGWSLPETVGPVAWALIIGGVWMLLVEAYTARLPDRDQVTWTVAIGVGLAQVVAGVFPGTSRSASAIFLAMLLGLSRRAAAAEFVFLLGIPTMFAASAYTFLELAKEGNLASENWTDVGVAFVAAAITGFVVVKWLMGYIKSHTFTAFAVYRIALGAALLLWLPAGS; this is encoded by the coding sequence ATGTCCGATCTGCTCTCCGCCCTGTTGCTGGGCATCCTCGAAGGCCTCACCGAATTCCTGCCGATCTCCAGCACCGGCCACCTGCTGATTGCCCAGCACTGGCTGGGCGCGCGTTCGGACTTCTTCAACATCATCATCCAGGCCGGCGCGATCCTGGCCGTGGTGCTGGTGTTCCGCCAGCGCCTGCTGCAGCTGGCCACCGGCTTCGGCCAGCGCGAGAACCGCGAGTACGTGTTCAAGCTGGGCGCGGCCTTCCTGGTGACTGCCGTGGTCGGCCTGGTGGTGCGCAAGGCCGGCTGGTCGCTGCCGGAAACCGTGGGCCCGGTGGCCTGGGCGCTGATCATCGGCGGCGTCTGGATGCTGCTGGTGGAGGCGTATACCGCGCGCCTGCCCGACCGTGACCAGGTGACCTGGACGGTGGCGATCGGCGTGGGCCTGGCGCAGGTAGTGGCCGGCGTGTTCCCCGGCACCTCGCGTTCGGCCTCGGCGATCTTCCTGGCCATGCTGCTGGGCCTGAGCCGCCGCGCGGCCGCCGCCGAGTTCGTGTTCCTGCTGGGCATTCCCACCATGTTCGCCGCCAGCGCCTACACCTTCCTGGAACTGGCCAAGGAAGGAAACCTGGCCAGCGAGAACTGGACCGACGTCGGCGTGGCCTTCGTTGCCGCCGCCATCACCGGCTTCGTCGTAGTGAAGTGGCTGATGGGCTACATCAAGTCGCACACGTTCACCGCGTTTGCCGTTTACCGCATCGCCCTGGGCGCCGCATTGCTGCTGTGGTTGCCTGCCGGTAGCTGA
- the glnA gene encoding type I glutamate--ammonia ligase yields MSVENVEKLIKDNQIEFVDLRFVDMRGVEQHVTFPVSIIEPSLFEEGKMFDGSSIAGWKGINESDMVLLPDPASAYVDPFYADPTIVISCDILDPATMQPYGRCPRGIAKRAEAYLKSSGIAETAFFGPEPEFFIFDSVRFANEMGNTFFKVDSEEAAWNSGAKYDGANSGYRPGVKGGYFPVPPTDTLHDLRAEMCKTLEQVGIEVEVQHHEVATAGQCEIGTKFSTLVQKADELLRMKYVIKNVAHRNGKTVTFMPKPIVGDNGSGMHVHQSLSKGGTNLFSGDGYGGLSQLALWYIGGIFKHAKAINAFANSGTNSYKRLVPGFEAPVMLAYSARNRSASCRIPWVSNPKARRIEMRFPDPIQSGYLTFTALMMAGLDGIKNQIDPGAPSDKDLYDLPPEEEKLIPQVCSSLDQALEALDKDREFLKAGGVMSDDFIDGYIALKMQEVTKFRAATHPLEYQLYYAN; encoded by the coding sequence ATGTCCGTGGAAAACGTTGAGAAGCTGATCAAGGACAACCAGATCGAGTTCGTCGATCTGCGTTTCGTGGATATGCGTGGCGTCGAGCAGCACGTCACCTTCCCGGTCAGCATCATCGAACCGTCGCTGTTCGAAGAAGGCAAGATGTTCGACGGCAGCTCCATCGCCGGCTGGAAGGGCATCAACGAGTCGGACATGGTCCTGCTGCCGGACCCGGCCAGCGCCTATGTCGATCCGTTCTACGCCGATCCGACCATCGTCATCAGCTGCGACATCCTCGACCCGGCCACCATGCAGCCGTACGGCCGTTGCCCGCGCGGCATCGCCAAGCGCGCCGAGGCCTACCTGAAGTCCTCCGGCATCGCCGAAACCGCGTTCTTCGGCCCGGAGCCGGAATTCTTCATCTTCGATTCGGTCCGTTTCGCCAATGAAATGGGCAACACCTTCTTCAAGGTCGATTCGGAAGAAGCTGCCTGGAACAGCGGTGCCAAGTACGACGGCGCCAACAGCGGCTACCGTCCGGGCGTGAAGGGGGGTTACTTCCCCGTTCCGCCGACCGACACCCTGCACGACCTGCGCGCTGAAATGTGCAAGACCCTGGAACAGGTCGGCATCGAAGTGGAAGTGCAGCACCACGAAGTCGCCACCGCCGGCCAGTGCGAGATCGGCACCAAGTTCAGCACCCTGGTGCAGAAGGCCGACGAACTGCTGCGCATGAAGTACGTCATCAAGAACGTGGCGCACCGCAACGGCAAGACCGTCACCTTCATGCCCAAGCCGATCGTCGGTGACAACGGCAGCGGCATGCACGTGCACCAGTCGCTGTCCAAGGGCGGTACCAACCTGTTCTCCGGTGACGGCTACGGCGGCCTGAGCCAGCTGGCGCTGTGGTACATCGGCGGCATCTTCAAGCACGCCAAGGCCATCAACGCCTTCGCCAACTCGGGCACCAACAGCTACAAGCGCCTGGTGCCGGGCTTCGAAGCCCCGGTCATGCTGGCCTACTCGGCCCGCAACCGTTCGGCCTCGTGCCGCATTCCGTGGGTGTCCAACCCGAAGGCGCGCCGCATTGAAATGCGCTTCCCCGATCCGATCCAGTCGGGCTACCTGACCTTCACCGCGCTGATGATGGCCGGCCTGGACGGCATCAAGAACCAGATCGACCCGGGCGCACCGAGCGACAAGGATCTGTACGACCTGCCGCCGGAAGAAGAGAAGCTGATCCCGCAGGTCTGCTCCTCGCTGGACCAGGCCCTGGAAGCGCTGGACAAGGACCGCGAGTTCCTCAAGGCCGGCGGCGTGATGAGCGATGACTTCATCGACGGCTACATCGCGCTGAAGATGCAGGAAGTGACCAAGTTCCGCGCGGCGACCCACCCGCTGGAATACCAGCTGTACTACGCCAACTGA
- a CDS encoding P-II family nitrogen regulator, whose amino-acid sequence MKLISAIIRPFKLDEVREALSDAGVSGITVTEVKGFGRQKGHTELYRGAEYVVDFLPKIKIETVVTDERADAVIEAIQSSAGTGKIGDGKIFVTAVEQVIRIRTGEIGADAL is encoded by the coding sequence ATGAAACTGATCTCCGCCATCATCCGACCGTTCAAACTCGACGAGGTCCGCGAGGCCCTCTCCGACGCTGGCGTGTCGGGCATCACCGTGACCGAAGTGAAAGGTTTCGGTCGCCAGAAGGGCCACACCGAGCTGTATCGCGGCGCCGAGTACGTCGTCGATTTCCTGCCCAAGATCAAGATCGAAACCGTGGTCACCGACGAGCGTGCCGACGCGGTGATCGAAGCGATCCAATCGTCCGCAGGCACCGGCAAGATCGGCGACGGCAAGATCTTCGTCACTGCCGTCGAGCAGGTCATCCGTATCCGCACCGGCGAAATCGGTGCCGACGCGCTGTAA
- the amt gene encoding ammonium transporter: MKMRLLTGWQARFHLVCLLMLLSALAAGAWPGTANAQAQVSPLPSETVAVEPLQAPVAAAPVAAEAAAPAFDHGDVAWMLTSTLLVLLMVVPGLALFYGGLVRSKNVLSVLSQILVVFSLVLLLWVSYGYSAVFSAGNPFFGSFTEFAFLKGFTPDSVGNTPIKGLPDYLFVAFQSTFAGITTALIVGAFAERIKFRAVLLFSALWFTLSYIPMAHIVWGGGYLGEMGAIDFAGGTVVHINAGVAGLVGAWFLGKRLGYGQTALKPHNVPFTYIGAMLLWVGWFGFNAGSAAAADTVASLAFLNTVLATAAAVLGWTLTEAITKGKPSALGAASGAVAGLVGITPACGTVGPLGAIVIGLVAGVVCVWGVTGLKRLLKVDDTADVFGVHGVGGIVGAILTGVFSAQSLGGTKADLDIGHQVWVQVVSVGLTVVWSAVVTAAILLLVKVVVGLRVTEEAERTGLDVTSHGESAYEA; the protein is encoded by the coding sequence ATGAAGATGCGCCTTCTCACCGGGTGGCAAGCCCGGTTCCATCTCGTGTGCCTGTTGATGCTGCTCAGCGCGCTCGCCGCCGGTGCCTGGCCGGGCACTGCCAACGCCCAGGCCCAGGTCTCGCCGCTGCCCAGCGAAACCGTCGCGGTCGAGCCGCTGCAGGCTCCGGTGGCCGCGGCACCGGTTGCCGCCGAAGCCGCCGCGCCGGCCTTCGACCACGGCGACGTCGCCTGGATGCTGACCTCCACCCTGCTGGTGCTGCTGATGGTGGTGCCGGGCCTGGCTCTGTTCTACGGCGGCCTGGTGCGTTCGAAGAACGTGCTGTCGGTGCTCAGCCAGATCCTGGTGGTGTTCTCGCTGGTGCTGCTGCTGTGGGTGTCCTACGGCTACAGCGCGGTGTTCAGTGCGGGCAATCCGTTCTTCGGCTCATTCACCGAGTTCGCCTTCCTGAAGGGCTTCACCCCTGATTCGGTCGGCAACACGCCCATCAAGGGCCTGCCGGATTATCTGTTCGTCGCCTTCCAGTCGACCTTCGCCGGCATCACCACCGCGCTGATCGTCGGCGCCTTCGCCGAACGCATCAAGTTCCGCGCGGTGCTGCTGTTCTCGGCGCTGTGGTTCACCCTCAGCTACATCCCGATGGCGCACATCGTCTGGGGTGGCGGTTACCTGGGTGAAATGGGCGCGATCGATTTCGCCGGTGGCACCGTGGTGCACATCAACGCGGGCGTCGCCGGCCTGGTTGGCGCGTGGTTCCTCGGCAAGCGCCTGGGCTATGGCCAGACCGCGCTGAAGCCGCACAACGTGCCGTTCACCTACATCGGCGCGATGCTGCTGTGGGTGGGCTGGTTCGGCTTCAACGCCGGCTCGGCCGCTGCGGCCGACACCGTCGCTTCGCTGGCCTTCCTCAACACCGTGCTGGCCACTGCTGCGGCGGTGCTGGGCTGGACGCTCACCGAAGCGATCACCAAGGGCAAGCCGTCGGCACTGGGTGCAGCGTCGGGTGCGGTGGCCGGCCTGGTCGGCATCACCCCGGCCTGCGGCACCGTGGGCCCGCTGGGCGCCATCGTCATCGGCCTGGTCGCCGGTGTGGTCTGCGTGTGGGGCGTCACCGGCCTGAAGCGCCTGCTGAAGGTGGACGACACCGCCGACGTGTTCGGTGTGCACGGCGTCGGCGGCATCGTCGGTGCCATCCTCACCGGTGTGTTCAGCGCGCAGTCGCTGGGCGGCACCAAGGCCGATCTGGATATCGGCCACCAGGTGTGGGTGCAGGTGGTCAGCGTCGGCCTCACCGTGGTCTGGTCGGCGGTGGTCACCGCGGCCATCCTGCTGCTGGTGAAGGTGGTGGTCGGCCTGCGCGTGACCGAAGAGGCCGAACGTACCGGCCTGGATGTCACCTCGCACGGCGAATCGGCCTACGAGGCCTGA
- a CDS encoding N-acetylmuramoyl-L-alanine amidase: MHPIRTPLMLSACLLLAACASAPQESRNPLATWVPSPNQNARDPVVIVIHHTEQDSVQQSLHTLRTANSGGRVSAHYLIGADGHRYQLVSDERRAWHAGSGRWGTITDLNSASIGIELDNNGSTPFTPAQIASLILLLRDLTERLNIPPRQVIGHADLAPTRKADPSRFFPWQQLAEAGFGVWPRASDGPAPDGFDAWNAMARFGYPMEDREAAVAAFHRRFRGSDDLPKMLDAEDARILHSLLLQTP, encoded by the coding sequence ATGCACCCGATCCGCACCCCCCTGATGCTCTCGGCCTGCCTGCTGCTGGCCGCCTGTGCTTCCGCGCCGCAGGAAAGCCGCAATCCGCTGGCTACCTGGGTGCCTTCGCCAAACCAGAACGCGCGCGATCCGGTCGTCATCGTCATCCACCACACCGAACAGGATTCGGTGCAGCAGAGCCTGCACACGCTGCGCACCGCCAACAGCGGCGGCCGGGTCAGTGCGCACTACCTCATCGGTGCCGATGGCCACCGCTACCAGCTGGTCAGCGACGAGCGCCGCGCCTGGCATGCCGGCTCCGGCCGCTGGGGCACCATCACCGATCTCAACTCGGCCTCCATCGGCATCGAGCTGGACAACAACGGCAGCACGCCGTTCACGCCCGCGCAGATCGCATCGCTGATCCTGCTGCTGCGTGACCTCACCGAGCGCCTGAACATCCCGCCGCGGCAGGTGATCGGCCACGCCGATCTCGCGCCGACGCGCAAGGCCGACCCCAGCCGCTTCTTCCCTTGGCAGCAGCTGGCCGAGGCCGGCTTCGGTGTATGGCCGCGTGCCAGCGATGGCCCCGCACCGGACGGTTTCGATGCGTGGAATGCGATGGCGCGTTTCGGTTACCCGATGGAGGATCGCGAAGCGGCCGTCGCCGCCTTCCATCGCCGCTTCCGCGGCAGTGACGACCTGCCGAAGATGCTGGACGCCGAAGACGCGC